One region of Paraburkholderia phymatum STM815 genomic DNA includes:
- a CDS encoding EAL domain-containing protein, with protein MKRNLFFRLLARLRVGRKLLLIYLLDLSAVVYISGILIHEKYISIDFSNKEIVGNAYIGTVSDALIDVAMAGAGRRPPAARLEEAQSELSHTEARYGTHLQSAELNARVRAALDALARERQPTAAQINEALDACRELVTRVGNQSNLILDPDLDSYYAMSLSILRYPALLESVNRIGRQLHEGAHAVRSHDELRTRYLVLEGQLDAVLQGMRSDFSEAGAANHALDSTLGPSMARMLTAVESYRHAARIVVDSTGQVDPALLSIVDVQQQTLVASVRDTWRSTSVQLDGLLHARVRGLFSRMWLHLGTALFLLCSILGMVYFVAQQISRPLRQLARVMDTVRRTGDHAVRANWHSQDEIGQLVRGFNDMLEQLDRERDVQKELAATARASAAQHALVESTPVPMMVTAVPGHEVLHANQPALYWLNGCTTDPWAYGLDSSVRARFFQQLSDRDAVDEFEVRWKASTEPTWAMLSARRLNFQGRDAVLTAFTPINQIKLMEQRLELWAKVFEASSEAILILDQERRLLTANASFYRATGYRAEDIAGKPPAFIVAGANSGAVITALATLVDRSSSWNGEAQIRRRQGGDYPAWLMISAVRDKRGSVSHYICTLIDITDRKKSEARIEFLAEHDVLTELPNRALFTKRLGVVLDNAKHAQQRVAVLFIDLDRFKDINDSLGHHIGDGLLRSVSRRLVQAVRSGDTVSRLGGDEFTMVLADAGSAADVARTIDERLLPLVREPHAIGGVTLQVACSVGVALYPDDGADIETLMQNADAAMYQAKAAGRNLVKFFSPDMAERARQRLALEACMRTAIERRELRLAYQPCLDAQTGALVSVEGLLRWTHPQLGAVTPSQFIPIAEETRLIIPIGAWVIDQACRQLARWRNAEMGELRMSINLSAIQLRDADLVETLRHSLVTHGVAPQRLELEITETVLMDSAENYLDAICAIRALGVKLSLDDFGTGYSSLSYLNRFPLDRLKIDRAFVRDMLDAPADLAVIKAIIELGHELGLRVVAEGVESEDEANTLRSIGCDELQGFLYSAALSAEELETWAQQRIEADVE; from the coding sequence ATGAAGCGCAATCTATTCTTCCGCCTGCTTGCGCGTCTGCGCGTGGGACGCAAGCTGCTGCTGATCTATCTGCTCGATCTGAGCGCCGTGGTGTACATCAGCGGTATTCTGATCCACGAGAAATATATTTCGATCGACTTTTCCAACAAGGAGATCGTCGGCAACGCATATATCGGCACGGTAAGCGACGCGCTGATCGACGTCGCGATGGCAGGCGCGGGGCGGCGTCCGCCCGCGGCGCGTCTCGAGGAGGCCCAGTCCGAACTGAGCCATACCGAGGCGCGGTACGGTACGCACCTGCAAAGCGCGGAACTGAATGCGCGCGTGCGCGCGGCGCTCGATGCGCTGGCTCGCGAACGGCAGCCCACTGCCGCACAGATCAACGAAGCACTCGACGCCTGCCGTGAGCTCGTGACGCGCGTCGGCAATCAATCGAACCTGATTCTCGATCCCGACCTCGACAGTTACTACGCGATGTCGCTGTCGATCCTGCGCTATCCGGCACTGCTCGAATCGGTGAACCGCATTGGCCGGCAGTTGCATGAAGGCGCGCACGCGGTGCGCTCGCACGACGAACTGCGCACGCGCTATCTCGTGCTCGAGGGGCAGCTCGATGCCGTGCTGCAGGGCATGCGCTCCGACTTCTCGGAAGCAGGCGCGGCCAACCACGCGCTCGACTCGACGCTCGGACCGTCGATGGCACGCATGCTCACGGCCGTCGAATCGTACCGTCACGCGGCGCGCATCGTCGTGGACAGCACCGGCCAGGTCGATCCTGCACTGCTGTCCATCGTCGACGTGCAGCAGCAGACGCTCGTGGCCAGCGTGCGCGACACCTGGCGGAGCACCTCGGTTCAGCTCGATGGCCTGTTGCATGCACGCGTGCGGGGCTTGTTCTCGCGCATGTGGCTGCATCTCGGCACTGCTCTCTTCCTGTTGTGCAGCATTCTGGGCATGGTCTATTTCGTTGCGCAGCAGATTTCCAGGCCGTTGCGTCAGCTCGCGCGCGTGATGGACACGGTGCGCCGGACGGGCGATCACGCGGTCCGTGCGAACTGGCACAGTCAGGACGAAATCGGCCAGCTGGTGCGCGGCTTCAACGATATGCTCGAACAGCTCGACCGCGAGCGCGACGTGCAGAAGGAACTCGCGGCCACAGCGCGTGCGTCCGCCGCGCAGCATGCGCTCGTCGAATCGACGCCCGTGCCGATGATGGTGACGGCCGTTCCTGGCCATGAAGTGCTGCACGCGAACCAGCCTGCGCTCTACTGGCTCAACGGCTGCACGACGGACCCGTGGGCGTATGGCCTGGATTCGTCGGTGCGCGCGCGGTTCTTCCAGCAGCTGTCCGACCGCGATGCCGTCGACGAATTCGAAGTGCGCTGGAAAGCGAGCACGGAGCCGACATGGGCGATGCTGTCCGCGCGGCGTCTGAACTTCCAGGGCCGCGATGCCGTGCTCACGGCTTTCACGCCGATTAACCAGATCAAGCTGATGGAGCAGCGGCTCGAGTTGTGGGCGAAGGTGTTTGAGGCGTCGTCGGAGGCGATCCTGATTCTCGATCAGGAGCGGCGTCTGCTGACGGCCAATGCGTCGTTTTATCGGGCGACGGGTTATCGTGCCGAAGATATCGCGGGCAAGCCGCCCGCGTTCATCGTCGCGGGGGCGAATAGCGGCGCGGTGATCACGGCGCTCGCGACGCTCGTCGACCGCTCCAGCTCATGGAACGGCGAAGCGCAAATCAGGCGGCGTCAAGGCGGCGACTATCCGGCGTGGCTGATGATCAGTGCAGTGCGCGACAAGCGCGGCAGCGTCTCGCACTACATCTGCACGCTGATCGATATCACCGATCGCAAGAAGAGCGAGGCGCGCATCGAGTTCCTCGCGGAGCACGACGTATTGACCGAGCTGCCGAATCGCGCGCTGTTCACGAAGCGGCTGGGCGTCGTGCTCGACAATGCCAAACACGCGCAACAGCGCGTGGCTGTGCTCTTCATCGATCTCGACCGATTCAAGGATATCAACGATTCGCTCGGCCATCATATCGGCGATGGCCTGCTGCGTTCCGTCTCGCGGCGGCTCGTGCAAGCGGTGCGCAGTGGTGACACCGTCAGCCGTCTGGGCGGCGACGAGTTCACGATGGTGCTCGCCGATGCGGGCAGCGCCGCCGATGTCGCGCGCACCATCGACGAACGATTGCTGCCGCTCGTGCGGGAGCCGCATGCGATCGGCGGTGTCACGCTGCAGGTTGCATGCAGCGTGGGCGTCGCGCTGTATCCCGACGACGGCGCCGACATCGAAACGCTGATGCAGAATGCCGATGCCGCGATGTATCAGGCAAAAGCCGCGGGACGCAATCTGGTGAAGTTCTTTTCGCCCGATATGGCCGAGCGCGCGCGGCAACGGCTCGCGCTTGAAGCATGCATGCGCACCGCAATCGAGCGGCGCGAATTGCGCCTCGCCTATCAGCCATGTCTCGATGCGCAAACGGGCGCGCTCGTCAGCGTCGAGGGCCTGTTGCGCTGGACTCATCCGCAACTGGGCGCGGTGACACCATCGCAGTTCATTCCCATCGCTGAAGAAACGCGGCTCATCATTCCAATCGGCGCGTGGGTGATCGACCAGGCGTGCAGGCAACTTGCGCGCTGGCGTAACGCAGAGATGGGCGAACTGCGCATGTCGATCAATCTGTCGGCGATCCAGTTGCGCGACGCCGATCTCGTCGAGACCTTGAGACACAGTCTCGTCACGCATGGCGTCGCGCCGCAGCGGCTCGAACTCGAGATCACCGAGACGGTGCTGATGGATAGCGCGGAGAACTACCTCGATGCGATTTGCGCGATTCGCGCGTTGGGTGTGAAGCTGTCGCTTGACGATTTCGGCACCGGGTATTCGAGCCTTAGCTATCTGAATCGCTTTCCGCTCGATCGATTGAAGATCGACAGGGCGTTCGTGCGCGACATGCTCGATGCCCCCGCCGATCTCGCCGTGATCAAGGCGATCATCGAGCTTGGACACGAACTGGGCTTGCGCGTGGTGGCCGAGGGCGTGGAAAGCGAGGATGAAGCGAACACGTTGCGCAGCATCGGCTGCGACGAATTGCAGGGGTTTCTGTATTCGGCGGCACTGTCAGCTGAAGAACTGGAAACGTGGGCGCAGCAGCGTATCGAAGCGGATGTCGAATGA
- a CDS encoding CsbD family protein, with the protein MNRDQLKGVAQQVRGKVNEVVGKATGNRRQQLKGDLQQATGTARKAYGDGKAKIRKLGR; encoded by the coding sequence ATGAACCGCGATCAGCTGAAGGGCGTGGCGCAGCAGGTGAGGGGCAAAGTCAACGAGGTAGTCGGCAAAGCGACGGGCAATCGCAGGCAGCAACTAAAAGGCGATCTGCAACAGGCGACGGGCACGGCGCGCAAGGCATACGGCGACGGCAAAGCAAAGATCAGAAAGTTGGGCCGATAG
- a CDS encoding MFS transporter yields the protein MQPELEARVSRKLMWRIIPFVMLLYFVSFLDRVNVGFAAMTMNKAIGLSPTAFGLGGGLFFIGYFLFEVPSNLILHRVGARIWIARVMVTWGIISAASAFVAGPTSFYVLRFVLGVAEAGFFPGIILYLSLWFPAKQRAAAAAWFMAAAPISTAIGSPLSGAIMQMPPMFGLADWQLLYIIEALPAVVLGFVVLKYLTDAPSKAHWLQADERAWLIARLKSEADERKGHAGHTAGALSALRDPRVLALALIYFGTSAGLYTLGLWAPLIIRQFGFSALQTGLLTGIPSVLAVIAMVLWARHSDKTEERTWHVVIPCALACVGFIFAGQAGTALLIVLALVVVNVGISAAKAPLWAMPSMFLSGAGAAAGIAMINSVGNLGGFVGPFAIGWLKNVTGGYSAGLYVVGATLAVSAAVTLLLSRKAAQQPATGCMRHDH from the coding sequence ATGCAACCGGAACTCGAAGCGCGGGTCTCGCGCAAGCTCATGTGGCGGATCATTCCATTCGTGATGCTGCTCTACTTCGTCAGCTTCCTCGATCGCGTCAACGTCGGCTTCGCGGCGATGACGATGAACAAGGCAATCGGCCTGTCGCCGACGGCATTCGGCCTTGGCGGCGGGCTGTTCTTCATCGGCTATTTTCTGTTCGAGGTGCCGTCCAATCTCATCCTGCATCGCGTGGGCGCCCGAATCTGGATCGCGCGCGTGATGGTGACATGGGGCATCATCTCGGCGGCCTCGGCGTTCGTGGCGGGACCGACCAGCTTCTATGTGCTGCGTTTCGTGCTGGGCGTCGCGGAAGCGGGCTTCTTTCCCGGCATCATTCTTTATCTGAGCCTCTGGTTTCCAGCGAAGCAACGCGCAGCGGCCGCTGCGTGGTTCATGGCGGCAGCGCCGATCTCGACGGCCATCGGCTCGCCGCTCTCGGGCGCCATTATGCAGATGCCGCCGATGTTCGGCCTCGCCGACTGGCAATTGCTTTACATCATCGAAGCGCTGCCCGCCGTCGTGCTCGGGTTCGTGGTATTGAAGTACCTCACCGACGCGCCGTCGAAAGCGCACTGGCTGCAAGCCGACGAACGCGCATGGCTGATTGCCAGGCTCAAATCCGAGGCCGACGAGCGCAAAGGTCACGCGGGCCATACGGCGGGTGCGTTGAGCGCGCTGCGCGATCCGCGTGTGCTGGCGCTCGCGCTGATCTACTTCGGCACCTCGGCCGGCTTGTACACACTCGGCCTGTGGGCGCCGCTGATCATCAGGCAGTTCGGCTTCAGCGCGCTGCAAACGGGCTTGCTGACGGGCATTCCGAGCGTCCTCGCCGTGATCGCGATGGTGTTGTGGGCACGGCACTCCGACAAGACGGAAGAGCGCACGTGGCACGTCGTGATTCCCTGCGCGCTGGCATGCGTCGGGTTCATCTTCGCCGGTCAGGCGGGTACCGCGCTGCTGATCGTGCTGGCGCTCGTCGTCGTCAACGTCGGCATCAGTGCAGCGAAGGCGCCGCTGTGGGCCATGCCCAGCATGTTCCTCTCCGGCGCGGGCGCCGCGGCCGGCATCGCGATGATCAATTCCGTCGGCAACCTTGGCGGCTTCGTCGGTCCCTTCGCGATAGGCTGGCTCAAGAATGTGACGGGCGGCTACTCAGCCGGCCTGTACGTGGTCGGCGCCACGCTGGCCGTGTCGGCGGCCGTCACGCTGCTGCTGAGCCGCAAGGCTGCACAACAACCGGCGACGGGCTGCATGCGGCACGATCATTGA
- a CDS encoding tartrate dehydrogenase — MRTYRIATIPGDGIGKEVVPAGKEALEALARTSDAFRFEFENFDWGADYYREHGVMMPADGLDAIRDKDAILFGSAGDPDVPDHVTLWGLRLKICQGFDQYANVRPTRILPGIDAPLKRCTPEDLNWVIVRENSEGEYSGVGGRVHQGHPLEAATDVSILTRAGVERIMRFAFRLAQSRPRKLLTVITKSNAQRHAMVMWDEVALQISKEFPDVKWDKELVDASTARMINRPASLDTIVATNLHADILSDLAAALAGSLGIAPTGNIDPEHRYPSMFEPIHGSAFDIMGKGLANPIGTFWSVVMLLEHLGEFDAAKRVMSAIETVTADTSLHTGDLGGKATTAQVTAAVCALVEKTAVAA; from the coding sequence ATGAGGACCTATCGCATTGCGACGATCCCCGGTGACGGCATCGGCAAGGAAGTCGTGCCAGCCGGCAAGGAAGCGCTGGAAGCGCTCGCACGCACGAGCGACGCTTTCCGCTTCGAATTCGAGAACTTCGACTGGGGTGCCGACTACTACCGCGAGCACGGCGTGATGATGCCCGCCGACGGTCTCGACGCGATCCGCGATAAGGACGCGATCCTGTTCGGCTCGGCAGGCGATCCCGACGTGCCCGATCATGTCACGCTATGGGGCCTGCGCCTGAAAATCTGCCAGGGCTTCGACCAGTACGCGAACGTTCGTCCGACGCGCATCCTGCCCGGCATCGACGCGCCGCTGAAACGCTGCACCCCTGAAGATCTGAACTGGGTGATCGTCCGCGAAAACTCCGAGGGCGAGTATTCGGGCGTGGGCGGCCGCGTGCATCAGGGCCATCCGCTCGAAGCCGCCACCGACGTGTCGATCCTCACGCGCGCCGGCGTCGAACGCATCATGCGCTTCGCGTTCCGTCTCGCGCAGTCGCGTCCGCGCAAGCTGCTGACGGTCATCACGAAGAGCAACGCGCAACGCCACGCGATGGTGATGTGGGACGAAGTCGCGCTGCAGATTTCGAAGGAGTTTCCGGACGTCAAATGGGACAAGGAACTCGTCGATGCGTCGACCGCGCGCATGATCAATCGCCCCGCTTCGCTCGACACCATTGTTGCCACCAACCTGCACGCCGACATCCTGAGCGACCTCGCCGCGGCGCTCGCGGGCAGCCTGGGCATTGCGCCGACGGGCAACATCGATCCGGAACATCGCTATCCGTCGATGTTCGAACCGATTCACGGCTCGGCGTTCGACATCATGGGCAAGGGCCTCGCGAACCCGATCGGCACGTTCTGGTCGGTCGTGATGCTGCTTGAACATCTCGGCGAATTTGACGCCGCAAAGCGCGTGATGAGCGCCATCGAAACAGTGACGGCCGACACTTCGCTGCATACAGGCGACCTCGGCGGCAAGGCGACGACGGCGCAGGTGACGGCGGCCGTGTGCGCGCTCGTCGAGAAGACGGCCGTGGCCGCGTAA
- a CDS encoding LysR substrate-binding domain-containing protein, protein MTDTVQPTDLSFFSTLAASGSLSAAARELGLTPAAVSKRLTQMEQRAGVPLVNRTTRRMMLTPEGEVYLEHARRILDEIDALSELLGSARKSPKGLLRVNATLGFGRSHVAPAISRFVSRYSQVAVQLQLSVTPPPLTDDAFDVCIRFGEPPDSRVVARRLAPNRRLLCAAPSYIAEYGVPLTPHELVRHNCIGIRQGDEAYGIWRLSTGRGAARKTEAVRINGNLTTNDGEIAVKWALEGHGILMRAEWDINEYLADRRLVQVLPAYETPGADIFAVYSQRHQMSARIRTFVDFIAGELRQAREG, encoded by the coding sequence GTGACCGACACCGTTCAACCCACCGATCTGAGCTTTTTTTCGACGCTGGCGGCCTCGGGCAGCCTGAGTGCGGCGGCGCGCGAGCTGGGGTTGACGCCTGCCGCCGTGAGCAAGCGGTTGACGCAGATGGAGCAGCGCGCGGGCGTTCCCCTCGTCAACCGGACGACGCGCCGGATGATGCTGACGCCCGAGGGCGAGGTGTATCTGGAGCATGCGCGGCGGATCCTCGATGAGATCGACGCGCTATCGGAACTGCTGGGAAGCGCGAGGAAAAGCCCGAAGGGTTTGTTGCGCGTCAACGCGACGCTCGGGTTCGGACGCAGTCACGTCGCGCCGGCGATTTCGCGCTTCGTGAGCCGCTATTCGCAGGTCGCGGTGCAATTGCAGTTGTCCGTCACGCCGCCGCCGCTCACCGACGATGCTTTCGATGTCTGCATCCGCTTCGGCGAACCGCCCGACAGCCGGGTCGTCGCGCGCCGGCTCGCGCCGAATCGGCGGCTGCTGTGTGCGGCGCCGTCGTACATCGCCGAGTACGGCGTGCCGCTCACGCCGCACGAACTCGTACGGCACAACTGCATCGGCATACGCCAGGGCGACGAAGCGTATGGCATATGGCGTCTCTCAACGGGACGCGGCGCGGCGCGCAAGACAGAGGCGGTGCGCATCAACGGCAATCTGACGACCAACGACGGCGAGATTGCAGTGAAATGGGCGCTCGAAGGGCACGGCATTTTGATGCGCGCGGAGTGGGACATCAACGAATATCTCGCGGATAGGCGGCTGGTGCAGGTGCTGCCCGCGTATGAGACGCCGGGCGCCGACATCTTCGCGGTGTATTCGCAAAGGCATCAGATGTCGGCGCGGATCCGGACGTTCGTCGATTTCATCGCGGGGGAATTGAGGCAGGCGCGGGAGGGGTAG
- a CDS encoding OmpA/MotB family protein — translation MGWCSAALWACARAEPCAQRKAGSAGRQSGERVTCRGASRGIASAGPKILVHLTGYTDDTPFDNPGGLSNQSLSALRAHSVLQVLANAGVSPEHITVNGNGAATPLDDNHTREGRARNRRVEIAVEPWNSR, via the coding sequence CTGGGCTGGTGCAGCGCAGCACTATGGGCGTGCGCCCGTGCCGAACCATGCGCTCAGCGAAAAGCTGGATCAGCTGGTCGTCAAAGCGGCGAACGCGTCACGTGCCGCGGAGCGAGCAGAGGCATCGCGTCGGCAGGGCCGAAGATCCTGGTCCATCTCACTGGCTACACCGACGACACGCCGTTTGATAACCCCGGAGGCCTCTCGAACCAGTCACTCTCAGCGCTGCGCGCGCACTCGGTGTTGCAGGTGCTGGCAAACGCCGGGGTGTCGCCCGAACACATTACGGTTAACGGCAATGGCGCGGCGACGCCGCTTGATGACAACCACACGCGCGAGGGTCGCGCGCGGAACCGGCGGGTTGAGATCGCGGTGGAACCCTGGAACTCGCGCTAG
- a CDS encoding MFS transporter gives MTVKATSIDLLNWRTPPMRAFHFAWMAFFVCFFAWFACAPLMPLIKQEFHLTADQVANINIAAVAITILVRLIVGPMCDRFGPRKVYVALMVLGALPVLGAALAHNYTAFLLCRLGIGAVGASFVITQYHTSVMFAGNVVGTANATSAGWGNAGAGAAQMFVPLMLAGIVALGASNADAWRLTLVLPGLAMPLMAALYWRFTQDCPQGNFNELRVRGIVVDSGKKGSWASLLAASRNYRVWMLFVTYAACFGVEVFIHNVAAIYYVDHFQLSLREAGLAAGSFGLLAIFARPLGGLLSDWGAKRRGLSARSMLLFMLIAGEGAGLLLFSQASHAAFAVAAMLLFGLFTHMACGATYALVPFIDRKALGGVAGIVGAGGNVGAVAAGFLAKGMGDLHQTLMMLGGLVTASAICAVAVRFSAEHTAREAALGATN, from the coding sequence ATGACCGTCAAAGCCACATCGATCGATCTGCTGAACTGGCGCACGCCTCCTATGCGTGCATTTCACTTCGCGTGGATGGCGTTCTTCGTCTGCTTCTTTGCGTGGTTCGCATGCGCGCCGCTGATGCCCCTCATCAAGCAGGAGTTTCATCTGACGGCGGATCAGGTGGCGAACATCAATATTGCCGCTGTCGCGATCACCATTCTCGTGCGTCTGATCGTCGGCCCGATGTGCGACCGCTTCGGTCCGCGCAAGGTCTACGTCGCGCTGATGGTGCTCGGCGCGCTGCCCGTGCTCGGTGCGGCGCTCGCACACAACTACACGGCATTCCTGCTGTGCCGGCTCGGCATCGGCGCAGTCGGTGCGAGCTTCGTGATCACGCAATATCACACGTCTGTGATGTTCGCGGGCAACGTGGTCGGCACGGCGAACGCGACGAGTGCAGGCTGGGGCAATGCAGGCGCAGGCGCCGCGCAGATGTTCGTGCCACTGATGCTCGCGGGCATCGTCGCGCTGGGCGCGAGCAATGCCGATGCATGGCGCCTCACGCTCGTGCTGCCCGGCCTCGCCATGCCGCTGATGGCCGCGCTCTACTGGCGCTTCACGCAGGACTGCCCGCAAGGTAACTTCAACGAACTGCGCGTGCGCGGCATCGTGGTCGATAGCGGCAAGAAGGGCAGTTGGGCGAGCCTTCTCGCAGCGTCGCGCAACTATCGCGTGTGGATGCTGTTCGTCACCTACGCCGCGTGCTTCGGCGTCGAAGTGTTCATCCACAACGTTGCGGCCATTTACTACGTCGATCATTTCCAGCTCTCGCTGCGCGAGGCCGGCCTGGCAGCGGGCAGCTTCGGTCTGCTCGCAATCTTTGCGCGTCCGCTTGGCGGCCTGCTGTCTGACTGGGGCGCGAAGCGCCGCGGACTGTCCGCACGCTCGATGCTGCTCTTCATGCTGATCGCCGGCGAAGGCGCGGGCCTGCTGCTGTTCTCGCAGGCGAGCCATGCGGCGTTCGCCGTGGCCGCGATGCTGCTGTTCGGTCTCTTCACGCACATGGCGTGCGGCGCCACCTACGCGCTCGTGCCGTTCATCGATCGCAAGGCGCTCGGCGGCGTGGCGGGCATCGTCGGCGCGGGCGGCAATGTCGGTGCTGTGGCGGCGGGTTTTCTGGCAAAGGGCATGGGCGACCTGCATCAAACGCTGATGATGCTCGGCGGTCTCGTAACGGCATCCGCGATCTGCGCGGTCGCCGTGCGCTTCTCCGCCGAGCACACCGCACGTGAAGCCGCACTCGGCGCAACGAATTAA
- the nirB gene encoding nitrite reductase large subunit NirB, with amino-acid sequence MKVIVIGHGMVGHKLLECLAEQSAARLDITVLCEEPRPAYDRVHLSEFFSGKSADDLSLVAPGFFDRDDMVLRLNAKAVSIDRHAHTVSTSTGETLAYDKLVIASGSYAFVPPVPGRDRQDCFVYRTIEDLEAMQECGARSKRGVVVGGGLLGLECAKALRDMGLDTHVVEFAPRLMAVQVDDGGGKTLRGKIEELGVTVHTQKNTLEIVDGEEGTHRMQFADGSHLDTDMIVFSAGIRPRDEIARASGLDVGPRGGIVIDNHCRTSDADIYAIGECALWNGQIFGLVAPGYEMARVTAKQLLGEQDAAFAGADMSTKLKLMGVDVASLGDAHGSTAGSRTYQFSDERKQVYKKLVVSECGKYLLGGVMVGDAREYGTLLQMMLNRIELPESPEFLILPQADGNAKPALGVDALPESAQICSCNNISKGAICASVCAGATTIGDVKNATKAGTACGGCVPLVTQVMKAEMKKQGLAVNNHLCEHFPFSRQELYHIVRVERIKTFGALLEKHGHGLGCDICKPAVAGILASCWNEFVLKKEHASLQDSNDYYLANIQRDGTYSVVPRMPGGEVTPEGLIAVGQVAQKYGLYTKITGGQRVDLFGARVEQLPSIWEELIAAGFESGHAYGKSVRTVKSCVGSTWCRYGVDDSVGLAIDIENRYKGLRSPHKLKFAVSGCTRECAEAQSKDVGIIATEKGWNLYVCGNGGMKPRHAELIASDLDRDTLVCYIDRFLMFYVRTADRLQRTSVWRENLEGGLDYLKDVIVHDKLGIAAELEADMRHVVDTYECEWKKAVTDPETRKRFRHFVNSDSADDNISFVATRGQIRPASPDERQQRPVRIPVVVEQSTEPAETA; translated from the coding sequence ATGAAAGTCATCGTTATCGGCCACGGCATGGTCGGCCACAAACTGCTCGAATGCCTCGCGGAACAGTCCGCTGCGCGCCTCGACATCACAGTGCTGTGCGAGGAGCCGCGTCCCGCTTACGATCGCGTGCATCTGTCGGAGTTTTTCTCGGGCAAGTCGGCCGACGACCTGTCGCTCGTCGCGCCCGGCTTCTTCGATCGCGACGACATGGTGCTGCGCCTGAACGCAAAAGCCGTGTCGATCGATCGTCACGCGCACACGGTGTCGACCTCGACGGGCGAGACACTCGCCTACGACAAGCTCGTGATCGCGAGCGGCTCATACGCGTTCGTGCCGCCCGTGCCCGGCCGCGACCGTCAAGACTGCTTCGTTTATCGCACGATCGAAGACCTCGAAGCGATGCAGGAGTGCGGCGCGCGTTCGAAGAGGGGTGTCGTCGTAGGCGGCGGCCTGCTAGGTCTGGAATGCGCGAAAGCATTGCGCGACATGGGTCTCGACACGCATGTCGTCGAGTTCGCGCCGCGCCTGATGGCGGTGCAGGTGGACGACGGCGGCGGCAAGACGCTACGCGGCAAGATCGAAGAACTCGGCGTGACCGTGCATACGCAGAAGAACACGCTGGAGATCGTAGACGGCGAAGAGGGCACGCATCGCATGCAATTCGCCGACGGCAGCCACCTCGATACCGACATGATCGTGTTTTCGGCAGGGATCCGTCCGCGCGACGAGATCGCGCGCGCGAGCGGGCTCGACGTCGGCCCGCGCGGCGGCATCGTGATCGACAACCATTGCCGCACGAGCGACGCCGACATCTACGCGATCGGCGAATGCGCGCTGTGGAACGGCCAGATTTTCGGCCTTGTCGCGCCGGGCTACGAAATGGCGCGTGTGACGGCGAAGCAGTTGCTCGGCGAACAGGATGCCGCGTTCGCAGGCGCCGACATGAGCACGAAGCTCAAGCTGATGGGCGTCGACGTCGCGAGCCTCGGCGATGCGCACGGGTCGACGGCGGGCAGCCGCACGTACCAGTTCAGCGACGAGCGCAAGCAGGTGTACAAGAAGCTCGTCGTGTCCGAATGCGGCAAGTATCTGCTGGGCGGCGTGATGGTCGGCGACGCGCGCGAATACGGTACGCTGCTGCAAATGATGCTGAACCGCATCGAACTGCCCGAGTCGCCGGAATTCCTGATCCTGCCGCAAGCCGATGGCAACGCAAAGCCCGCGCTCGGCGTCGATGCATTGCCCGAGAGCGCGCAAATCTGCTCGTGCAACAACATCTCGAAGGGTGCGATTTGCGCATCCGTCTGCGCAGGCGCGACGACTATCGGCGACGTGAAGAACGCGACGAAGGCGGGCACGGCTTGCGGCGGCTGCGTGCCGCTCGTCACACAGGTGATGAAGGCCGAGATGAAGAAGCAGGGTCTCGCCGTGAATAATCACCTGTGCGAGCACTTCCCGTTTTCGCGCCAGGAGCTGTATCACATCGTGCGCGTCGAGCGCATCAAGACCTTTGGCGCGCTACTCGAGAAACACGGCCACGGGCTCGGATGCGATATCTGCAAGCCTGCCGTCGCGGGCATTCTCGCGTCGTGCTGGAACGAGTTTGTGCTGAAGAAGGAACACGCCAGCCTGCAGGATTCGAACGACTACTACCTCGCGAACATCCAGCGCGATGGCACGTATTCCGTCGTGCCGCGCATGCCGGGCGGCGAAGTGACGCCCGAAGGCTTGATCGCGGTCGGCCAGGTCGCGCAGAAATACGGCCTCTACACGAAGATCACGGGCGGCCAGCGCGTCGATCTGTTCGGCGCGCGCGTCGAGCAGCTGCCGTCGATCTGGGAAGAGCTGATCGCGGCCGGCTTCGAATCGGGCCACGCCTACGGTAAGTCGGTGCGCACGGTGAAGTCGTGCGTGGGCTCGACGTGGTGCCGCTACGGCGTCGACGATTCCGTCGGTCTCGCGATCGATATCGAGAACCGCTATAAGGGCCTGCGCTCGCCGCACAAGCTGAAGTTCGCGGTGTCGGGCTGCACGCGCGAGTGCGCCGAGGCGCAGAGCAAGGACGTCGGCATCATCGCGACGGAAAAGGGCTGGAATCTCTACGTGTGCGGCAACGGCGGCATGAAGCCGCGTCACGCTGAACTCATCGCGTCGGATCTGGATCGCGATACGCTGGTCTGCTACATCGACCGCTTCCTGATGTTCTATGTGCGCACGGCCGACCGTTTGCAACGCACGAGCGTATGGCGCGAGAACCTGGAAGGCGGCCTCGATTATCTGAAGGATGTGATCGTTCACGACAAGCTCGGCATCGCGGCCGAACTCGAAGCGGACATGCGGCACGTGGTCGACACATACGAATGCGAATGGAAAAAGGCCGTCACGGACCCCGAAACGCGCAAGCGGTTCCGCCACTTCGTCAACAGCGACAGTGCCGACGACAACATCAGCTTCGTCGCGACGCGCGGCCAGATCCGACCCGCCTCCCCTGACGAGCGGCAGCAGCGGCCCGTGCGCATTCCCGTCGTCGTCGAGCAGTCGACGGAACCGGCCGAAACCGCTTAA